The following are encoded in a window of Castanea sativa cultivar Marrone di Chiusa Pesio chromosome 9, ASM4071231v1 genomic DNA:
- the LOC142609575 gene encoding UPF0481 protein At3g47200-like, whose amino-acid sequence MENESEMLNIVVQNPGDSSSGSTDEWLNSIMNDGCSSVINQRARPKIQKVPEMLREIKLNEKCYDPLVVSIGPYHHGSPGLQLVEKHKIPMTRQYVVESGKGIDVVYSKVVEVAGNARKCYAEGSTQVFDDEAFARMMFLDGCFILQFMYCIAKNNPGDMGMKSHTIAFVRRDMFLLENQLPFLVLKALMSLRFKEDEQKDIINIFIGHTGALPPLGNTCQEKLSRFIPTNIWGREVPQSKPQKDEGDPIHLLELVRAKLIDVSNNLESGPHSSSDWYSYRSAKELRAVGVHFKPGKTHLYTDVTFKPSFFSGKLTLPPITVDDSTKSMLLNLVAYETCPDAPDDFGVTSYICFMDSLIDHAEDVMVLRSKGILLNFLGSDQEVADLFNEIGKDLVPNPYAYADVKWRIKRHCRNKLKIWMAEWLHTHFSSPWTILAFIAASFAISLSVIQTYYAANPLKS is encoded by the coding sequence ATGGAAAACGAGTCTGAAATGCTGAATATTGTAGTCCAAAATCCTGGAGATTCATCTTCTGGTAGTACTGATGAGTGGTTGAATTCCATAATGAACGATGGCTGCAGCTCTGTAATCAACCAAAGGGCAAGACCCAAGATACAGAAGGTCCCAGAAATGCTTCGTGAGATTAAATTAAACGAGAAATGCTATGATCCCTTGGTGGTTTCCATTGGTCCTTACCATCATGGCTCACCTGGGCTCCAGCTGGTGGAGAAGCACAAAATTCCAATGACACGGCAGTATGTCGTGGAGAGTGGAAAAGGTATTGACGTTGTATACAGCAAGGTAGTTGAGGTGGCTGGCAATGCAAGAAAATGCTATGCTGAGGGATCAACACAAGTGTTTGACGATGAGGCATTTGCTCGAATGATGTTTCTGGATGGTTGCTTCATTCTGCAATTCATGTACTGCATTGCAAAAAACAACCCTGGAGATATGGGGATGAAGAGTCACACTATAGCATTCGTGCGTCGGGACATGTTCTTGCTAGAGAACCAACTCCCTTTTCTAGTCCTCAAGGCATTGATGAGCTTGAGGTTCAAAGAAGATGAACAGAAGGATATCATTAACATTTTCATCGGGCATACTGGGGCACTTCCTCCTCTTGGCAATACTTGTCAGGAAAAGCTTAGTAGGTTTATTCCTACAAACATTTGGGGACGAGAAGTGCCCCAGTCAAAGCCACAAAAGGATGAAGGTGATCCTATTCATCTTCTTGAACTCGTTCGTGCAAAACTCATCGATGTCTCGAATAATCTAGAAAGTGGACCTCATTCAAGCAGTGACTGGTACTCCTATCGTTCAGCCAAGGAGCTTAGGGCAGTAGGAGTACACTTCAAGCCTGGTAAGACTCATCTCTATACAGATGTGACGTTTAAACCGTCCTTCTTTAGTGGAAAACTCACACTTCCTCCAATCACGGTAGATGACTCTACCAAGTCTATGCTACTAAACTTGGTAGCATATGAAACATGCCCTGATGCCCCTGATGATTTTGGGGTCACTTCTTATATTTGCTTCATGGATTCACTCATTGATCATGCGGAAGACGTTATGGTGCTGCGATCCAAGGGCATACTACTAAATTTTCTAGGCAGCGACCAAGAGGTGGCAGACCTCTTCAATGAAATAGGCAAGGATTTGGTGCCCAATCCTTATGCTTATGCTGATGTTAAGTGGCGCATTAAAAGACATTGTAGGAACAAACTCAAGATATGGATGGCGGAGTGGTTGCATACGCATTTTAGTAGCCCTTGGACCATTCTCGCATTCATTGCAGCAAGTTTTGCCATTTCCCTTAGTGTTATCCAGACTTACTACGCAGCAAACCCACTCAAAAGTTGA
- the LOC142611113 gene encoding pyrroline-5-carboxylate reductase, which yields MEAFPIPSDTYKLGFIGAGKMAENIARGVVQSGLMPPSRIRTSHSNPIRRDAFESFGVSVFSRNDDVIEESDVLIFAVKPQAVKKVVSQVKPLLSKKKLLVSVAAGIKLKDLEEWAGQSRFIRVMPNTPSAVGEAASVMSLGGSATEEDADIIAKLFGSVGKIWRGDEKLFDAVTGLSGSGPAYIYLAIEALADGGVAAGLPRELALGLASQTVLGAASMATKTGKHPGQLKDEVTSPGGTTIAGIHELEKGGFRGTLMNAVIAAANRSRELSQN from the exons ATGGAGGCGTTTCCGATTCCGAGCGACACGTACAAGCTAGGTTTCATCGGAGCAGGTAAAATGGCGGAGAACATAGCCAGAGGAGTGGTCCAATCGGGCCTCATGCCTCCATCGCGTATCAGAACTTCACATTCCAACCCTATTCGCCGTGATGCCTTCGAGTCCTTCGGCGTCTCCGTCTTTTCCCGAAACGACGAC GTGATTGAAGAAAGTGATGTGCTTATTTTCGCTGTCAAACCTCAAGCcg TAAAAAAAGTCGTCTCACAAGTGAAGCCATTGCTTTCAAAAAAGAAGCTTCTGGTTTCAGTTGCTGCTGGAATCAAATTGAAAGATCTGGAG GAATGGGCTGGTCAAAGCCGATTTATTAGGGTAATGCCAAATACTCCTTCAGCTGTAGGCGAGGCAGCAAGTG TTATGAGCTTGGGAGGATCTGCAACAGAAGAAGATGCAGACATAATAGCTAAATTATTTGGATCAGTTGGCAAGATATGGAGAGGTGATGAGAAATTGTTTGATGCAGTCACTGGTCTGAG TGGCAGTGGCCCAGCATACATATATTTAGCGATAGAAGCTTTGGCTGATGGAGGAGTGGCTGCAGGTCTACCACGAGAACTTGCTCTAGGTCTAGCTTCTCAAACT GTACTGGGTGCAGCATCTATGGCCACCAAAACTGGGAAGCATCCAGGTCAGCTCAAAGACGAAGTTACATCACCTGGGGGGACTACTATTGCTGGTATTCATGAGTTGGAAAAAGGTGGATTCCGTGGAACTTTGATGAATGCGGTTATTGCTGCAGCTAATCGCAGTCGAGAACTTTCCCAAAACTAG